DNA sequence from the Methanolobus sp. ZRKC5 genome:
TCCTGTTAATGAGCTCGAGTAATTTATTTCCACTTGTATTAATAATTGATAACTGTTCTTTTTGTACCGTATTGAAACTACCCGATAAACCTTCGAGTAAAACATCAGAAAAACCAATTATAGAACTCAAAGGAGTCCTTAACTCATGGCTGATGTTACCCAACAACTCATCTTTATAGCGATTAGCCTCTTCAGCAGCTATCCTTGCACGCAACATTTGTTCTTCAGCAAGCTTTCTGTTGGTTATATCTACACATGTACCAATTGCCCGATGAGGAACACCATTTTGATCGATCTCAAAAGGCTTTCCATGGCCTGTAACCCATATCCACTCCCCTGACCGGGAACGCATTCTGAAATCCATTTGAAAAGTTTCCAGTTTTTGTAGATCCCCCAGTAATTTTGAGCTTATAAACTCACTTTCGTCAGGGTGCAAAAGGGAAGTAAATGTTTCAAATGAACGGGAAAGTTCATGTGGTTCATATCCAAACATTTTGTACCAGCCAGAACTGAAATACGCGGCATTGGTATCCATATCCCAGTCCCAGAAACCAGATTCTGAAACCTCCATTGCAAGCTTGAGCCTTTCCTCACTTTTACGAAGAGAGGACTCTGCTTTTTCTTTTTCCATGAGAACAGCTTTACTATCAAGGGCTTCCCTTACAGAAAATGGAAGTCTTTTCATGCGATCCTTAAGCACATAATCTGTTGCTCCTGCCTTCATGCATGAAACAGCAGTTTCCTCATTCAGAGAACCTGTTAAAACGATGAAAGGAATACGGTTGTCGAACTCTAGCAGTATTTTAAGTGCCTGCATGCCGTCAAACGTTGGAAGACTATAATCAGATATTACAATATCAGGGGCAAATTCTTCAAGTGCTCTTGAAAAATCTTCACTTGTTTCAACTCTCAATGACTGGAAATGCACCCCATTTTTTACAAGCATCCTCTCTGCCAATTCTGTATCAAAGGGAACATCCTCTACAAACAATATATGCAGAATAGAATCGTTTTCCATCTTTTTGGGCCTCACTATCTTTTGAACTCATTCATTAGCAACCAATAAAAACCGATCTTCCTTATGGCCTCCACAAAGTTGTCAAAATCCACTGGTTTTACTATGTAACTGTTAACACCAAGGCGATAACTCTCTACAACGTCACATTCTTCCTTTGAGGATGTCAACATGACAACAGGAATCACCATTGTTTCCGGGTCACTTTTTATTGCTTTCAGCACCTCCAGACCATCAAGTTTTGGAAGTTTCAGATCAAGAAGAATCAAACGGGGTTGTGTTTTAATGTCCCTGTCTTTAAACTCCCCGTGCCCATAGATAAAATCAAGAGCTTGCTCACCATCTCCAAGGACAACTATATTGTTTACAATGTTGTTCTTTTTCAAAGCCCTAAGAGCTAATTCCACATCATTAAGGTTGTCTTCCACAAGTAGGATCTCTACTTCATTCTCCACACACATGATCTTCTCCTATAGGTAATGAAAAGTAAAATGTCGCTCCTTCATTGACCTTTCCCTCAGCCCATACCTTGCCACCATGCCT
Encoded proteins:
- a CDS encoding ATP-binding protein, translated to MENDSILHILFVEDVPFDTELAERMLVKNGVHFQSLRVETSEDFSRALEEFAPDIVISDYSLPTFDGMQALKILLEFDNRIPFIVLTGSLNEETAVSCMKAGATDYVLKDRMKRLPFSVREALDSKAVLMEKEKAESSLRKSEERLKLAMEVSESGFWDWDMDTNAAYFSSGWYKMFGYEPHELSRSFETFTSLLHPDESEFISSKLLGDLQKLETFQMDFRMRSRSGEWIWVTGHGKPFEIDQNGVPHRAIGTCVDITNRKLAEEQMLRARIAAEEANRYKDELLGNISHELRTPLSSIIGFSDVLLEGLSGSFNTVQKEQLSIINTSGNKLLELINRMLDLSGIESGKMSLLIESFHPEYVLSVVLNRTGAMASKKNITISTKIDSDVGEITADAIKTTEMLYNLVENSLKFTRAGGAISIDVKKVDDSICISVSDSGIGIKEADMDRIFEPFVQADGSTSRKHGGAGLGLMLVREYAKMHNGEVQVESEYGSGSTFTLKLPLYVDTLKALP
- a CDS encoding response regulator: MCVENEVEILLVEDNLNDVELALRALKKNNIVNNIVVLGDGEQALDFIYGHGEFKDRDIKTQPRLILLDLKLPKLDGLEVLKAIKSDPETMVIPVVMLTSSKEECDVVESYRLGVNSYIVKPVDFDNFVEAIRKIGFYWLLMNEFKR